From the Streptomyces sp. NBC_00102 genome, the window CACTCATCCCCGAAGAAGACACCGTCCACCGGCTGACCACCCAGCTGGAGCGCATCGACGCCGAACGGCAGGACTTCGCCACCCAGCAACGAACCTCCCAGGACTGGCTCGACGCGGAGTCCGACAAGCGCCACAACCTCGAGACACGACGCGAAACCGCCCGCCAGGCCGAACAAGAAAGCCGCCGTCACCACGACGCCCTGGACAGCCTCAACACACGTATCGAGGCCGCCAAGCGCCGTGACACTCACCTTGCGAAAGTCGCCAAGGCCGAACAGCGCCTGACAGACGCACAACAGACCGCCACCTCCTCCGGCCACGCCTACCTCGACATCCGCCGCCGGCGCACCGAAGGCATGGCCGCCGAACTCGCCGCCACCCTCACCGACGGCGCTCCCTGCCCGGTCTGCGGATCCTGCACCCACCCGGCCCCCGCCTCCGCCCAGGACGGGCAGCCCACACGCCAGGACGAACAGGACGCCGAAGCCGCCCACCAGCAGGCCAACGCCACTCGGGACGCCGCCGCAGTCGCCCTGCACGACCTGCGAGAACAGGCAGCCACCGCGACCGGTGAAGCGGGCGACACCTCACTGACCGCCCTGCAGAGCCAGCACACCGCTCTCAACACCGCCCTGGTCGACGCCCTGGCCCGTGCCGCCGACCAGGGCGCCGTCCAAGAAGAACTCCGCGCACTCGACACCGAGCACACCCACCACACCGGGCAGCACCGCACCGCAACCGCTGGCCTGTCCGCCCGCGACACCGACTACGACAACCTCACCTTGCAACTCGCCGAGCTGACCACCAAGCTCACCACAGCCCGCGGCACCCACTCCACCGTCGCCGCCCGCGCCGCCGAACTCACCCGCATCGCCGACCGTCTCAAAGAAGCCGCCCACGCATCCCGCACCCTCGCCGCCGCAGCCCAGACCCTCACCGATCGCACCGAACAGGCCGTCCTCGCCGCGAAAGACCAGGGCTTCGACACCCGGGCACTTGCCCAGCAGGCCCTCCTCGGCGATCAAGACCTGCGCGCCATCGAGGCAGAGATCACCCAATGGCGCGAGAACTGCGCCGTTCACACCGCGGTCCTAAAAGACCCGGCATTGCAAAAGGCCGCCTTTCAGCCCCCCGCCGACCTTGCCACCGCCACAGCAGCGCGCGATGCGGCAGACGAGCAGCACGCCGCCGCAGCAGCCGCCGCCAGCGCCGCCCACACCCGCACCCAAGACCTCACCACCCTGGCCGCCGATCTCGAAACCGCCGTCCAGCGCCTCAAGCCGCTCGAACAGGCCCACAGCACCGCACGCCACCTGGCCGAACTCGTCACCGGAAACTCAACCAGCGCCCGCGTCCGAATGCAGCTCGAAGCCTACGTCCTGGCCGCCCGCCTCGAAGAAGTCGTCACCGCTGCCAACACCCGCCTGAGCATCATGTCCGAAGGCCGCTATACCCTCGCCCACTCCGACGACCAAGCCGCCCGCGGCGCCCGCTCCGGCCTCGGCCTGGAGATCACCGACTCCTGGACCGGCCGCCCCCGCAAAACCGACACCCTCTCCGGCGGTGAGTCCTTCTTCGCCTC encodes:
- a CDS encoding SMC family ATPase, translating into MRLHTLHLQAFGPFARTHTIDFDTLSADGLFLLHGDTGAGKSTVFAAICYALYGKPPGDRDLLLRSHHAPADLLTEVTLDVTLAGRRLRIRRIPTQMRPKRSGTGETPQKPETYLSEWTTDTTGQGHWEAASKSHQEASAEITDLLGMSRDQFCQVVLLPQNEFTKFLHADAHGRRELLGKLFRTHRFSFIERWLNDHSRTTEKNRDTARADVLRLAERIHQAAGNDLSTEHTAPTPEDPHTLTEPAQTWAQDLLHTSHTHHDTTLQAAATAKVHLTKQQTLEAAARELHQQQASHTDARRQLDLLQEQKPHQDTLLQRRDQARRAQQAAPQLHAAETAAGDYADAQRAEHSARKLLLPQHADLDTDQLEAIEHTTRDEAAVLTTLIPEEDTVHRLTTQLERIDAERQDFATQQRTSQDWLDAESDKRHNLETRRETARQAEQESRRHHDALDSLNTRIEAAKRRDTHLAKVAKAEQRLTDAQQTATSSGHAYLDIRRRRTEGMAAELAATLTDGAPCPVCGSCTHPAPASAQDGQPTRQDEQDAEAAHQQANATRDAAAVALHDLREQAATATGEAGDTSLTALQSQHTALNTALVDALARAADQGAVQEELRALDTEHTHHTGQHRTATAGLSARDTDYDNLTLQLAELTTKLTTARGTHSTVAARAAELTRIADRLKEAAHASRTLAAAAQTLTDRTEQAVLAAKDQGFDTRALAQQALLGDQDLRAIEAEITQWRENCAVHTAVLKDPALQKAAFQPPADLATATAARDAADEQHAAAAAAASAAHTRTQDLTTLAADLETAVQRLKPLEQAHSTARHLAELVTGNSTSARVRMQLEAYVLAARLEEVVTAANTRLSIMSEGRYTLAHSDDQAARGARSGLGLEITDSWTGRPRKTDTLSGGESFFASLSLALGLADVVTHEAGGNPLDTLFIDEGFGTLDEDTLHKVLDVLDSLRAHDRTVGVISHIPELRRRIPHRLHVRKNPTGSTLAHLTEAAE